The following proteins are co-located in the Sulfitobacter guttiformis genome:
- a CDS encoding potassium channel family protein: MVKNPTRTFAVIGLGNFGSTVAAELQRFGNHVIGIDIDEGRVGRHAENLSQAMIVDARDDVALREAGVADCDIALVAMGSDLEASILASINLKLVGVPIVWAKATTKTHHRILSKLGVDRIIHPEVEVGQHIAQVLHNPLVRDYVSLGNGYHVVNFRIPESLEGKSLAELKHRDGFNLRCIGVMRGTEYIGLDGAECRLERADLLLLLGQRKDLREFAGSL, encoded by the coding sequence ATGGTTAAGAACCCCACCCGCACTTTCGCCGTCATTGGCCTCGGAAATTTCGGGAGCACGGTCGCAGCAGAATTGCAGCGTTTCGGCAATCACGTCATCGGTATCGACATCGATGAAGGGCGCGTGGGCCGTCACGCCGAAAATCTGTCCCAGGCGATGATCGTCGATGCCCGCGATGATGTTGCCCTGCGCGAGGCCGGCGTAGCCGATTGTGATATCGCGCTGGTCGCGATGGGGTCGGATCTGGAGGCGAGCATACTGGCCTCGATCAATCTCAAACTGGTCGGCGTGCCGATCGTCTGGGCCAAGGCAACTACTAAAACCCACCACCGCATCCTGAGCAAGCTCGGCGTTGACCGGATCATCCATCCTGAAGTCGAGGTCGGCCAGCACATCGCGCAAGTTTTGCACAATCCGCTGGTGCGCGATTACGTCAGCCTCGGCAATGGCTACCACGTTGTAAATTTTCGCATTCCCGAAAGCCTCGAAGGCAAATCGCTGGCCGAGCTCAAGCATAGAGACGGGTTTAACCTGCGTTGCATCGGCGTCATGCGAGGTACCGAGTATATCGGGCTGGACGGAGCCGAATGCAGGCTCGAACGGGCCGATCTTCTTCTGCTTCTGGGCCAGCGCAAGGATCTGCGCGAATTTGCCGGAAGCCTTTAG
- a CDS encoding TrkH family potassium uptake protein, with protein MRLRFKRGTFSRKNIALPPPVVLVLLYTVFIIIGALVLWLPISHHGDIGLSDAVFTSASAVTVTGLVLVDTGAAFTGFGQAVIAILIQLGGIGLMTTAVLVLGALGIRVGMPQRLILREEVNQTSISNLMVLVRIILVIALICQTIGAVALAFVFVPQYGWNGIWQAVFHSVSAFNNAGFALHADSLSQWVGNPVVNMVIPLLFIFGGIGFIVLGDIYQKRSWAKLNLHSKLMLSGTLVLIVWGSVAFGLLEWSNPQTLGPLSTTDKLWASWFQGVTPRTAGFNTINTAGMHDSSTILTITLMIVGGGSTSTAGGIKVTTLAVLLLATVAFFRRRTVLHAFGRSIGLNEVMKVMALTTLSMLLVLTGIFLVSISHDGEFLDLAFEVTSAFGTVGLSRGATVDLDNFGRAVIIFTMFIGRVGPLAIGFFLATRSVPRVKYPAGQVHLG; from the coding sequence ATGCGACTGCGGTTCAAGCGCGGGACGTTCTCTCGAAAGAATATCGCCCTCCCGCCGCCTGTGGTTCTGGTGCTCCTTTACACCGTATTCATCATAATCGGCGCGCTGGTCCTGTGGCTTCCTATCTCGCATCATGGAGACATCGGTCTGAGCGATGCAGTTTTCACCTCTGCCTCTGCAGTTACGGTAACGGGGCTGGTGCTGGTTGATACAGGAGCCGCGTTTACCGGATTTGGTCAGGCGGTCATTGCCATTTTGATCCAACTGGGCGGAATCGGCCTGATGACCACTGCCGTGCTGGTTCTGGGGGCTTTGGGTATTCGTGTCGGCATGCCCCAGCGCTTGATCCTGCGCGAGGAGGTGAACCAGACCTCGATCTCGAACTTAATGGTTCTGGTGCGCATCATCCTCGTGATCGCACTTATATGCCAGACCATTGGTGCCGTCGCCCTCGCCTTTGTGTTTGTGCCACAATACGGATGGAACGGCATCTGGCAGGCCGTATTCCACTCTGTCTCCGCGTTCAATAACGCAGGCTTTGCCCTCCATGCCGACAGCCTTTCACAGTGGGTCGGCAATCCGGTCGTCAATATGGTGATCCCGCTCTTGTTCATCTTCGGCGGTATCGGTTTCATCGTGCTGGGCGACATCTATCAAAAACGATCTTGGGCAAAGCTCAACCTGCATTCAAAGTTGATGCTGTCAGGCACGCTGGTGCTTATTGTCTGGGGAAGCGTGGCCTTTGGACTGCTGGAATGGTCAAACCCCCAAACGCTAGGACCCTTGAGCACCACTGACAAACTTTGGGCAAGCTGGTTTCAGGGTGTTACCCCGCGCACAGCCGGCTTTAACACGATCAACACCGCAGGTATGCACGACAGCTCGACCATACTCACCATAACCCTGATGATCGTCGGCGGCGGCAGCACCTCGACCGCAGGGGGAATCAAGGTGACGACACTCGCAGTCCTGTTGTTGGCAACTGTTGCTTTTTTCCGCCGCCGCACCGTTCTTCACGCTTTTGGACGCTCTATCGGGCTAAACGAAGTGATGAAGGTAATGGCCCTCACCACCCTCTCGATGCTGCTGGTTCTTACGGGCATTTTTCTGGTCTCCATCAGCCATGACGGAGAGTTCCTCGATCTCGCTTTCGAGGTCACATCTGCCTTCGGCACTGTTGGTCTGTCGCGGGGTGCCACCGTTGATTTGGACAATTTCGGCCGTGCAGTGATAATTTTTACAATGTTTATAGGCCGCGTAGGCCCTCTTGCCATTGGTTTTTTCCTTGCGACGCGCAGTGTGCCACGGGTCAAATACCCGGCCGGACAGGTCCACCTCGGCTAG